The DNA region CATGTGTGGTCCGGGTGCAGGGGGTCATAGCGCAGTAAGCAGTGGTCCGGCGCGCGCTCATCCTGGACGATTGAGCCGCCTTCACCGACCAGGTTCTGATATTGCTGCACATGGCAGAAGGCCTCCTCCAGGGTGGCGCTGTTCATGGCGATGTATCCCAACACATTAAAACTACCCGGTTCGGTCCGCATCCCCATCAACAGTCCAACGGGGGTGTCGGGACGATGACGGATAATCTCTTCCCACAGTCTTTCCTGCACCAGGAAGGGGATGCGGTTGTCGGGGTTGCAGAGTTGCTCGGGCGCCAGGCCGCAGGCGTCGGACAGCTCTAGGCGATCCAGGCCCAGCTCGACGGCAGTGTCCAGTAGTGTGTTGGTCAGGCTGACGCTGACCTCAGCTTGAGCGCTAGGTTTCATATCGGGGGATGCTAGCAAATCGAGCCTATGCTGTGCCAGCGAAGGGGATGGCTTGCATTAGCTGTTTATATATACAATACTGGTTGTCTATACAGTATTGGAGGTGCGCTATGCAATTCAAGGGTCGAACGGGTGTGCGGGCTTTTCGGGCGAATGATGGTTGGGCGCCTATAAACGGGTCTGTGATCTCCACTGGGTACAGCCGTCTGGATGAAGAGCTGCCGGGTGGCGGCTGGCCTGTCGGAGCCGTGACCGACCTGCACTGTGACGGGGAGGCGGGTAAGGAGTTGCGCCTTCTGCTTCCGGTGCTGGCCCTGCTCAGCCAGCAGCAGGAGCGCTGGTTATTGTGGGTTGCACCCCCGTTGATGCCCAGTGCCGACGTTTTGCGAGCAGCGGGTGTGAACCTTTCGCGCGTGCTGGTGGTCCGGGCCGAATCTGTGCAGGATCGCGTGGGGGTTATCGAGCAGGCGCTCCTGGCTGGACAGTGTAGTGGTG from Aestuariirhabdus litorea includes:
- the imuA gene encoding translesion DNA synthesis-associated protein ImuA, yielding MISTGYSRLDEELPGGGWPVGAVTDLHCDGEAGKELRLLLPVLALLSQQQERWLLWVAPPLMPSADVLRAAGVNLSRVLVVRAESVQDRVGVIEQALLAGQCSGVLGWLNDLDLNAMERLQAAASEGGSLCLLLRHKRFGSLPFLAPLCVRLSEGEKGVDVEVLKRQGGWPVPRFAVQLENHEKMAPSGEIAEGVIRGPWVRH